A genomic window from Flavobacterium hankyongi includes:
- the gcvP gene encoding aminomethyl-transferring glycine dehydrogenase, translated as MRTDAFALRHIGPRESDQQHMFKTIGVKDMDQLLYETFPDGIRLKEDIKLDPAMTEYEYLTHITQLGAKNKVFKSYIGLGYHPAVVPPVIQRNIFENPGWYTAYTPYQAEIAQGRLEALLNFQTTIIELTGMEIANASLLDEGTAAAEAMALLFDVRTRDQKKNNVNKFFVSEEILPQTLSVLQTRSTPLNIELVVGNHETFDFSAEYFGAILQYPGKYGQIHDYAQFIAKATENEIKVAVAADILSLVKLTPPGELGAAVVVGTTQRFGIPMGFGGPHAGFFATKEEYKRSMPGRIIGVSIDVNGNRALRMALGTREQHIKREKATSNICTAQVLLAVMAGMYAVYHGPKGLQYIANKVHASAVTTAKALASLGINQINSNFFDTILVKADADKVKAIAEKNEFNFFYPNKDCVSISFNETTSIADINTIIAIFSEAAGKSAVHVSELANENQIQNSLVRTSTFLQHDVFNNHHSESQLMRYIKKLERKDLSLNHSMISLGSCTMKLNAAAEMLPLSMPNWNSIHPFAPADQTQGYLTMLKKLEQQLNEVTGFKGTSLQPNSGAQGEYAGLMAIRAYHISRGEGHRNVCLIPSSAHGTNPASAAMAGMKIIVTKTTPEGNIDVEDLKARAIEHKDDLSCLMVTYPSTHGVYESSIIEITQLIHDNGGLVYMDGANMNAQVGLTNPAKIGADVCHLNLHKTFAIPHGGGGPGVGPICVNEKLVDFLPTNPVVSTGGKDAISAISAAPYGSALVCLISYGYITMLGAEGLRSSTEHAILNANYMKARLEEHYPVLYSGEMGRAAHEMILDCRSFKENGIEVGDIAKRLMDYGFHAPTVSFPVAGTLMVEPTESEDLAELDRFCDAMISIRKEIAEANAEDTNNPLKNAPHTLAMLTSDTWELPYSREKAAYPLEYIYDNKFWPSVRRVDDAYGDRNLVCSCAPIEAYMEH; from the coding sequence ATGAGAACAGATGCATTTGCTTTAAGACACATTGGCCCGAGAGAATCTGACCAACAACACATGTTCAAAACAATTGGCGTAAAAGACATGGACCAATTGCTTTACGAAACTTTTCCAGACGGAATCCGTTTAAAAGAAGATATTAAATTAGACCCTGCCATGACTGAATATGAGTATTTAACTCACATTACTCAGTTAGGTGCAAAAAATAAAGTATTCAAATCATACATTGGTTTGGGTTACCACCCTGCAGTTGTTCCGCCTGTAATTCAAAGAAACATTTTTGAAAACCCAGGATGGTACACTGCTTACACTCCGTATCAGGCAGAAATTGCTCAAGGACGTTTAGAAGCTTTATTAAATTTCCAGACTACCATTATCGAATTGACTGGAATGGAAATTGCAAACGCTTCGTTATTGGACGAAGGTACTGCTGCTGCTGAAGCTATGGCGTTACTTTTTGACGTTAGAACACGCGATCAAAAGAAAAACAACGTTAATAAATTCTTTGTTTCAGAAGAAATTTTACCACAAACGTTGTCAGTTTTACAAACCAGATCAACTCCACTAAATATTGAATTAGTTGTTGGTAATCATGAAACTTTTGATTTCTCAGCTGAGTATTTCGGAGCGATTTTACAATACCCAGGAAAATATGGTCAAATTCATGACTACGCACAATTTATAGCAAAAGCGACAGAAAATGAAATTAAAGTAGCTGTTGCTGCTGATATTTTATCTTTAGTAAAATTAACTCCTCCAGGAGAACTTGGTGCTGCAGTTGTTGTAGGCACTACACAACGTTTTGGTATTCCAATGGGATTTGGAGGACCTCATGCTGGTTTCTTCGCAACTAAAGAAGAATACAAACGTTCAATGCCGGGTAGAATCATTGGAGTTTCTATCGATGTAAACGGAAACCGCGCCTTACGTATGGCATTAGGCACTCGTGAACAACACATTAAACGTGAAAAAGCAACTTCAAACATCTGTACTGCACAAGTTTTATTAGCAGTTATGGCTGGTATGTATGCTGTATATCACGGACCAAAAGGATTACAATATATTGCTAATAAAGTTCATGCTTCGGCAGTAACTACAGCAAAAGCATTGGCTTCTTTAGGGATCAACCAAATCAATTCGAATTTCTTCGATACTATTTTAGTAAAAGCAGATGCTGATAAAGTAAAAGCGATTGCAGAGAAAAACGAATTCAATTTCTTCTATCCTAACAAAGATTGTGTTTCTATTTCTTTTAACGAAACGACTTCAATTGCTGATATCAACACTATCATCGCTATCTTCTCTGAAGCAGCAGGTAAATCAGCAGTTCATGTTTCTGAATTAGCAAATGAAAACCAAATTCAAAATAGCTTAGTAAGAACCTCAACGTTCTTACAACACGACGTATTCAACAACCACCATTCAGAAAGTCAGTTGATGCGTTACATCAAAAAATTAGAGCGTAAAGATTTATCATTAAATCATTCTATGATCTCTTTAGGTTCTTGTACTATGAAATTGAATGCGGCGGCAGAAATGCTTCCACTTTCAATGCCAAACTGGAACAGCATCCACCCTTTTGCACCGGCTGATCAAACACAAGGTTACTTAACCATGTTGAAAAAACTAGAGCAACAATTGAATGAGGTAACTGGTTTCAAAGGCACTTCATTACAACCTAACTCAGGAGCACAAGGAGAATATGCTGGTTTAATGGCTATTCGTGCGTACCATATCTCTCGCGGTGAAGGACACAGAAATGTATGCTTGATCCCTTCTTCAGCTCACGGAACAAATCCAGCTTCTGCAGCAATGGCGGGAATGAAAATCATTGTAACGAAAACAACTCCAGAAGGAAATATCGATGTAGAAGATTTAAAAGCAAGAGCTATTGAACACAAAGATGATTTATCTTGTTTAATGGTAACGTATCCATCAACTCACGGAGTATACGAATCTTCAATTATTGAAATTACTCAATTAATCCATGATAATGGCGGATTAGTATATATGGACGGCGCCAACATGAATGCACAAGTAGGTTTAACAAATCCTGCAAAGATTGGTGCTGATGTTTGTCACTTAAACTTACACAAAACATTTGCTATCCCTCACGGTGGTGGTGGACCTGGTGTTGGGCCAATTTGTGTGAACGAAAAACTAGTAGACTTCTTACCAACAAATCCAGTTGTATCTACTGGAGGAAAAGATGCAATTTCTGCTATTTCAGCTGCACCGTACGGATCCGCTTTAGTATGTTTGATTTCGTATGGTTACATTACCATGTTAGGTGCTGAAGGATTACGTTCATCAACAGAACATGCGATTTTAAATGCCAACTATATGAAAGCGCGTTTAGAAGAACATTATCCAGTTTTATATTCTGGTGAAATGGGACGTGCAGCTCACGAAATGATTTTAGATTGCCGCTCTTTCAAAGAAAACGGAATTGAAGTAGGTGATATTGCAAAACGTTTAATGGATTATGGCTTCCACGCTCCAACGGTTTCTTTCCCAGTAGCAGGAACATTAATGGTAGAACCTACAGAGTCAGAAGATTTAGCTGAATTAGACCGTTTTTGCGATGCCATGATTTCAATTAGAAAAGAAATTGCTGAAGCAAATGCTGAAGACACTAACAACCCATTAAAAAATGCGCCACATACATTAGCAATGTTAACTTCAGATACTTGGGAGTTACCATATTCAAGAGAAAAAGCAGCGTATCCATTAGAGTATATTTATGACAATAAATTCTGGCCTTCTGTACGTCGTGTTGACGATGCGTATGGTGACAGAAACTTAGTTTGTTCATGTGCTCCTATCGAAGCCTACATGGAACACTAA
- a CDS encoding DUF393 domain-containing protein has product MKTLQNQTILYDEDCPLCQAYTSAFIKTGMLDENGRKPYNQICEKEAEFINIEKAANEIALVDHSNKTVLYGIDSLLKIIGTSFPIIEKIGKIPPVNYLLKKLYSFISYNRKVIIPNSKKVETKLKCEPTFNLKYRILYILFSICITTIVLFKCSAILPYIPKSNYTRELAMASGQIVFQYCFLFNKDLKTIINYLGNLMTVSLYGCLLLTPLLVINQFTDITARVALAWFFVTVLLIFLEHIRRIEILKLPKYLSFTWVLYHIIALYLILNFTL; this is encoded by the coding sequence ATGAAAACACTACAAAATCAGACGATACTTTACGATGAAGATTGCCCACTTTGCCAAGCATACACATCTGCATTCATAAAAACAGGAATGCTTGATGAAAATGGCAGAAAACCTTATAATCAAATCTGTGAAAAGGAAGCAGAGTTTATAAATATAGAAAAAGCTGCCAACGAAATAGCTTTAGTTGATCACAGCAACAAAACAGTTCTTTACGGAATAGATAGTTTGCTAAAAATCATAGGAACTTCATTTCCAATCATAGAAAAAATAGGAAAAATACCTCCTGTAAATTATTTACTAAAAAAACTTTACTCTTTCATTTCTTACAACCGAAAAGTAATTATTCCAAATTCAAAAAAAGTAGAAACAAAATTAAAATGTGAACCAACATTCAATTTAAAATATAGAATTCTATATATCCTTTTTTCTATTTGTATCACTACAATAGTACTTTTTAAATGTTCAGCAATACTTCCTTATATCCCAAAAAGCAATTACACAAGAGAATTAGCAATGGCAAGCGGACAAATTGTTTTTCAATATTGTTTCCTATTCAACAAAGATTTGAAAACAATTATAAATTATTTAGGTAATTTAATGACTGTTTCACTATACGGTTGCTTGTTACTAACACCTTTGTTAGTAATAAATCAATTTACTGATATTACAGCAAGAGTTGCACTTGCTTGGTTTTTTGTGACTGTTTTATTAATCTTTTTAGAACACATTCGCAGAATTGAAATTCTAAAACTTCCCAAATATTTAAGCTTCACTTGGGTACTTTACCACATAATAGCACTTTATTTAATCTTAAACTTTACATTATGA
- a CDS encoding T9SS type A sorting domain-containing protein, giving the protein MKRSTLNCTSNFVKGQARDKNISFFSWRIFAMFLFTMLYSFQGNAQTTYYSKASATDFNDINSWGTATDGTGAAPGVISNADNFVIQNASTMSLTGNAAVRRLTITSGSLTVPSNTLTVSIAAANNTVFTINGGTLNLNGGTIAVNGNVVVSSGTFNQSGGDLRIDPNSGVAGTSVASGTASLLFSVATGTVSGGTITIVDPNFNASGKAVDYNVTTNSSTWSVNHTLQLGDGISTDTSSNTSGFILESYTGSGKLLYGKLKISGGNAANRWTSLGAWSIYVAGSVTVDAGSELRLNSSSTSPVLSGDIVNDGILTSTVNVTFGGTSGTATVVNTNAQMVSGTGIFRNLTTAPTANFTSITIQNNNVAGVTFPGTTNIASQPTNAFSISGTLTFTAGKVFTSGGASVVLGNATPSAGTLSYTAGGFASGVTFGRWFTAAGTGTSFASGADATNTTSRFPFVDSFGQGRSAWIERVAPVTASGVLAVVYNNVAGTTSGVYTDGGTPLDIKANDYWTVSALLGTPTSATSFKIQMVAPGIFSGTLATASTRVVRTDGTFVGTHEAGTTTPGGHRIGLTPAELTTGSYTLATNNADIPFASIASGGWNVNTTWNKGVVPTCTDVVTISAGTTVTSNSAANVARNVTISSGGTLISASGDLVIGCTLNNNFLTNNGTLTVSGGTLTINGNLMNNAGSTFNQSGGDIFVDGSDGVTANSVATGTPLVRVTASAPSNLNWTGGTLTIVDPHFGTSTTDYALSISQGGAANAAGAGHTVKFGNGVSTTAGGHTNGFYAYLFPGSFYYSLGNMIVDASTGTNRVVKYTSAFGILGDLTVTSGVFETNATSSLYVAGNIVNNSTINNLGTIQLARWINAAAAASTTAQSVSGSGVFQNLSTAPTANLTSLTVNNSNAAGVTLNVPLSVSGTLTLTQGFINTTNANLLTLGTVAAAGTLTGGSATAYVKGPFARTITSGNASSNYITYPVGKSVYNPVFLAPATTSVSVMKAEAFDTNAGTTDASIMSLSSKRWEAPIMSGTVTNINVRLGDAAIVAANIPVQAISAAGIYSSSFGSVATYAAGTPNTITSNTPLASGSYTGYLSYATSNICSGTPTPGATTTTATTICLGGSVTLGVTTIPAGSGVTFQWQSSPDGITYTNIPTATANTYVATPTATTYYQCVVTCSAGPASGTSTPVQITFTNNITATTPATRCGTGTANLAATASSGTINWYAAASGGSPVGTGSSFTTPSISTSTTYYAAAEGSTNGMVQLGTGITTTGTTNLSAFNNYRSSAKVQLIYTASELQSFGLRAGNITSIAFNVSSLGSSANNTNYVVNIGTTALATFSNTTFLTPTFTTCYGPSTYTHTASGWQTINFTTPYNWDGVSNLVLEISHDGIDSSASADTYYTATTGNTVLYSYNNSTLNNTLSTNRFNVQFSGQIVCSSPRVSVTATVNTPPTLTLSTSTVSICNGTSSSAVTLTTGGADYDTYVWSPATNVTGNSTSGWVFNPSATTTYTLTASQSSGSLCSTSTTVTVTVNPLPTAISISPSPVTVCEGVVQALTSSGGASVASGSNTIGADTTVTTQNGLEPTAFNNRYEHYWMQMVFTAAELNAAGVQAGNINGVKFNITTIGSATSVSDYRVYMGTTASSTLTAYVTSGLSEVFAAATYSQQLGVNTITFNTPYNWDGVSNIVLDIRSTGADSTNNSSTYYTATADNKTITSVTSTTFASSNAYVASNPTGTLSLKRLNTTFDWTSNVANPITWSPTTNLYTDVSGTVPYTGTNASTVYFKSNTVGTTSYTATATSVNTCTQSASVSVTVTTTVAPTGTSPQTFNAGQTLADLVVTGSNIVWYASASEASSATNPLPSSTPLVDNTTYYATQTVSGCPSTASLGVLVQAALNTNGFDLTKFKFYPNPVHDVLNIDYAQNISKVEVYNAVGQLVSVRSQSGTSTKVNMSGLSDGVYLIKLSSENTTQVIRVVKN; this is encoded by the coding sequence TTGAAAAGAAGTACATTGAATTGTACTTCAAATTTTGTAAAGGGACAGGCTAGAGACAAAAACATAAGTTTTTTTTCTTGGAGAATTTTTGCTATGTTTCTCTTTACAATGTTGTATAGTTTTCAAGGTAATGCGCAAACCACGTATTATTCAAAAGCTTCTGCAACAGATTTTAATGATATTAATAGCTGGGGTACAGCTACAGATGGAACTGGAGCGGCTCCAGGAGTAATAAGCAATGCTGATAATTTTGTTATTCAGAATGCTTCAACGATGTCCCTTACAGGGAACGCTGCTGTAAGAAGATTAACAATAACCTCAGGAAGTTTGACAGTTCCATCCAATACACTTACAGTTAGTATAGCAGCTGCAAACAATACTGTTTTTACAATTAATGGTGGTACGTTAAATTTAAATGGAGGTACTATTGCCGTTAATGGAAATGTAGTAGTTTCAAGCGGAACTTTTAATCAGTCTGGAGGAGATTTAAGAATTGATCCTAACAGCGGTGTTGCTGGAACAAGTGTGGCTTCAGGAACAGCGTCATTGTTGTTTTCTGTAGCAACAGGAACTGTTAGTGGTGGGACTATAACAATTGTAGACCCAAATTTTAATGCTTCTGGGAAAGCTGTAGATTATAATGTAACTACAAATAGCTCGACATGGTCTGTTAATCATACTTTGCAGTTAGGTGACGGAATTAGTACTGATACATCCTCTAATACTTCTGGATTTATTCTAGAAAGTTATACAGGTAGTGGTAAACTTCTTTACGGAAAACTTAAGATAAGTGGTGGAAATGCTGCAAATCGTTGGACTTCTTTGGGAGCTTGGTCTATTTATGTAGCAGGAAGTGTTACTGTAGATGCTGGTTCTGAATTGCGTCTGAATTCTTCATCAACCTCTCCTGTGTTGTCTGGAGATATTGTTAATGACGGTATTCTTACATCTACGGTAAATGTAACTTTTGGTGGTACATCTGGAACTGCTACAGTTGTTAATACTAATGCACAAATGGTTTCAGGAACGGGTATTTTTAGAAATTTAACTACAGCGCCTACTGCAAACTTTACTAGCATAACTATACAAAATAACAATGTTGCAGGAGTTACTTTTCCGGGAACTACAAATATCGCTTCACAACCTACAAACGCTTTTTCTATCAGTGGTACTTTAACTTTTACAGCTGGTAAAGTGTTTACTTCAGGAGGGGCAAGTGTTGTTTTAGGAAATGCAACACCTTCTGCTGGAACATTATCATATACAGCGGGTGGATTTGCATCTGGAGTAACCTTTGGAAGATGGTTTACTGCTGCTGGAACCGGAACTTCTTTTGCTTCTGGGGCAGACGCTACTAATACTACAAGTCGATTCCCTTTTGTGGATTCTTTCGGACAAGGCCGTTCAGCTTGGATAGAGCGAGTAGCTCCAGTTACCGCTTCGGGTGTTTTAGCAGTAGTTTATAATAATGTAGCGGGTACTACATCAGGCGTTTACACTGATGGAGGGACTCCTTTAGATATAAAAGCAAACGATTATTGGACAGTTTCTGCATTGTTAGGAACACCTACCAGCGCTACTTCTTTCAAAATTCAAATGGTGGCTCCAGGAATTTTTTCTGGAACATTAGCAACAGCAAGTACTAGGGTTGTCAGAACAGATGGTACATTTGTAGGAACGCATGAGGCAGGAACAACAACGCCAGGCGGACACAGAATCGGATTGACTCCGGCGGAATTAACAACCGGATCGTATACGTTGGCAACAAATAATGCAGACATCCCATTTGCTTCAATCGCTTCAGGAGGCTGGAATGTTAATACAACATGGAATAAGGGAGTTGTACCTACTTGTACAGATGTGGTAACAATATCAGCGGGAACAACTGTAACGTCAAACTCTGCTGCAAATGTTGCGCGAAATGTTACCATTAGTAGTGGAGGGACTTTAATATCGGCTTCAGGAGACCTTGTTATAGGATGTACTTTAAATAACAATTTCCTGACCAATAACGGAACTCTTACGGTTTCGGGCGGAACGTTAACAATTAATGGTAACCTGATGAATAATGCTGGTTCAACGTTTAACCAATCAGGGGGTGATATTTTTGTTGACGGTAGTGATGGTGTTACAGCAAATAGTGTGGCAACGGGTACACCTTTGGTTAGAGTAACTGCTTCGGCTCCGTCTAATTTAAATTGGACTGGAGGTACTTTAACCATTGTAGATCCGCATTTTGGAACTTCTACAACCGATTATGCCCTGTCAATTTCTCAAGGTGGTGCTGCAAACGCTGCCGGTGCAGGACATACTGTTAAATTTGGTAACGGTGTTTCGACAACAGCCGGAGGACATACTAATGGTTTCTATGCTTATTTGTTCCCAGGATCTTTTTACTATTCTTTAGGGAATATGATTGTTGATGCTTCAACAGGAACTAACAGGGTTGTAAAATACACCTCTGCCTTTGGTATTTTGGGAGATTTGACTGTAACAAGTGGTGTTTTTGAGACTAATGCAACATCATCTCTTTATGTGGCTGGTAATATTGTAAATAACAGTACAATCAACAATTTAGGGACAATTCAGTTAGCAAGATGGATTAATGCAGCAGCAGCAGCAAGTACAACAGCACAATCTGTTTCTGGTTCTGGAGTTTTTCAAAACCTATCTACAGCTCCAACAGCTAACCTGACTTCGTTAACTGTTAATAATTCAAACGCAGCAGGTGTGACATTGAATGTTCCATTGTCAGTAAGTGGTACTTTAACTTTAACACAAGGATTCATCAATACAACAAATGCCAATTTACTTACATTGGGCACGGTGGCTGCAGCAGGAACGCTTACAGGAGGTTCAGCAACAGCATATGTTAAAGGTCCTTTTGCTAGAACTATTACATCGGGTAACGCTAGTAGCAACTATATCACATACCCAGTTGGTAAATCTGTTTACAATCCGGTTTTCTTAGCACCGGCAACTACTAGTGTTTCAGTAATGAAAGCTGAAGCATTTGATACTAATGCGGGAACTACAGATGCATCTATCATGTCATTGTCATCAAAAAGATGGGAAGCTCCTATTATGAGCGGAACTGTAACTAATATTAATGTAAGACTTGGAGATGCAGCTATTGTTGCAGCTAATATTCCAGTACAAGCAATAAGTGCTGCTGGTATTTATTCAAGTTCTTTCGGTTCAGTAGCTACTTATGCTGCGGGTACTCCTAATACAATTACTTCTAACACACCATTAGCTTCTGGAAGCTATACGGGTTACTTGTCGTATGCTACTTCTAATATATGTTCTGGTACTCCAACACCTGGAGCTACTACAACGACAGCAACTACGATTTGTTTGGGAGGTTCTGTGACTTTAGGCGTTACAACTATTCCAGCGGGATCTGGCGTAACTTTTCAATGGCAAAGTTCACCTGATGGTATAACATATACAAATATTCCAACTGCAACAGCTAATACTTATGTGGCTACACCAACAGCTACTACGTACTACCAATGTGTTGTTACTTGTAGTGCAGGTCCTGCATCAGGAACTTCAACGCCTGTACAGATTACATTCACAAACAACATAACAGCAACTACACCAGCAACAAGATGTGGGACTGGAACGGCTAATTTAGCCGCAACAGCTTCTTCAGGAACAATTAATTGGTATGCTGCTGCCAGCGGTGGTTCTCCAGTAGGAACGGGGTCATCTTTTACAACTCCTTCTATAAGTACTAGTACAACGTATTATGCAGCTGCAGAAGGTTCAACAAATGGTATGGTTCAGTTAGGAACTGGAATAACAACAACAGGGACTACAAATCTTTCGGCATTCAATAATTATAGATCAAGTGCTAAAGTTCAGTTGATTTATACTGCGAGTGAATTGCAGTCTTTTGGGTTGAGAGCAGGGAATATTACTTCTATTGCTTTTAATGTGTCTTCATTAGGTTCTTCAGCTAATAACACAAATTATGTTGTGAATATTGGTACTACAGCTTTGGCTACTTTCTCAAACACAACATTTTTAACACCGACATTTACTACTTGTTATGGACCTTCAACGTATACACATACGGCTAGCGGTTGGCAAACTATTAATTTTACAACACCTTATAATTGGGATGGGGTTTCAAATTTAGTATTAGAAATTTCTCATGATGGAATAGATTCTTCAGCAAGTGCTGATACCTATTATACAGCTACAACAGGTAATACCGTTTTGTATTCATATAATAACTCAACACTCAATAATACTTTATCTACAAATAGATTTAATGTTCAATTTTCAGGTCAGATTGTTTGTTCATCACCAAGAGTTTCTGTAACAGCTACAGTAAATACGCCTCCTACATTAACATTAAGTACATCTACAGTTTCAATTTGTAATGGTACTAGTTCCTCTGCGGTAACATTGACAACAGGAGGTGCAGATTATGATACTTATGTATGGTCACCAGCTACAAATGTAACAGGAAATTCAACTTCGGGTTGGGTTTTCAATCCAAGTGCAACAACTACTTATACTCTAACAGCATCACAAAGTTCAGGTAGTTTGTGTTCAACTTCTACAACTGTTACGGTAACGGTTAATCCACTGCCAACAGCAATTAGTATTTCTCCATCTCCTGTTACTGTTTGTGAAGGAGTTGTGCAAGCTTTGACCTCTTCAGGAGGGGCAAGTGTAGCTTCAGGTTCTAACACAATAGGTGCTGATACGACTGTAACTACTCAAAATGGATTAGAACCAACAGCATTTAATAACAGATATGAGCATTATTGGATGCAAATGGTATTTACAGCAGCTGAATTGAATGCAGCAGGTGTACAAGCAGGAAATATTAATGGAGTTAAGTTTAATATTACAACAATAGGGTCTGCTACAAGTGTTTCTGATTATAGAGTTTATATGGGAACTACTGCTTCAAGTACTTTAACAGCTTATGTAACATCAGGTCTCTCTGAAGTGTTTGCTGCAGCTACTTATTCTCAACAATTGGGAGTTAATACGATTACGTTTAATACACCATATAATTGGGACGGAGTTTCAAATATTGTTTTAGATATTAGAAGTACTGGGGCTGATTCTACTAATAATTCAAGTACTTATTATACAGCAACAGCAGATAATAAAACGATTACATCGGTTACATCTACTACTTTTGCAAGTTCTAATGCTTATGTAGCGTCTAATCCAACTGGTACTTTAAGTTTAAAGAGATTAAACACTACGTTTGATTGGACAAGTAATGTTGCAAATCCAATTACATGGTCACCAACAACAAATTTATATACTGACGTTTCTGGTACGGTACCTTATACAGGGACTAATGCTTCTACTGTTTATTTTAAATCAAATACAGTTGGTACAACTTCGTATACAGCTACAGCAACTTCAGTAAACACATGTACTCAATCTGCTTCAGTTTCAGTAACAGTTACTACGACTGTTGCGCCTACTGGTACATCTCCGCAAACATTTAATGCTGGTCAAACACTTGCAGATTTAGTGGTTACTGGAAGCAATATTGTATGGTATGCTTCTGCATCTGAAGCTTCTTCAGCAACTAATCCTTTACCTTCTTCAACTCCTTTGGTAGATAATACTACGTATTATGCAACTCAAACGGTATCAGGTTGTCCAAGTACAGCGAGTTTAGGAGTTTTAGTTCAAGCTGCTTTAAATACTAATGGTTTCGATTTAACTAAGTTTAAATTTTATCCTAATCCAGTTCATGATGTCTTGAACATAGATTACGCTCAAAATATTTCAAAAGTTGAGGTATATAATGCGGTTGGACAATTAGTATCAGTTAGAAGTCAATCTGGAACATCTACAAAAGTAAACATGTCTGGATTATCAGATGGAGTTTACTTAATTAAGTTGTCTTCAGAAAATACTACTCAAGTTATTAGAGTTGTTAAAAACTAA
- a CDS encoding SRPBCC family protein yields MTKLYFETVINSEKEIVFDLSRNIDLHQSSMKHTEEKVISGKASGLIELGETVTFKGKHFGFYFIHQSKITEMTFYKSFTDEMITGSFKSFVHHHRFISKYNCTLMVDEIIYKTPGGILGKIFNMLFLKKYLRHLIEKRNSIIKSKTEKTKRLN; encoded by the coding sequence ATGACTAAGCTATATTTTGAAACTGTAATCAATTCAGAAAAAGAAATTGTTTTCGATTTATCCAGAAATATTGATTTACATCAATCAAGCATGAAACACACTGAAGAAAAAGTAATTTCAGGTAAAGCATCAGGATTAATTGAATTAGGAGAAACTGTAACTTTCAAAGGAAAACATTTTGGATTTTATTTTATACATCAAAGCAAAATAACTGAGATGACATTCTACAAATCATTTACTGATGAAATGATAACCGGTTCTTTCAAATCATTTGTTCATCATCATCGATTTATAAGTAAATACAATTGCACATTGATGGTTGATGAAATAATTTACAAAACTCCTGGTGGGATTTTAGGCAAAATTTTCAACATGCTATTTTTAAAAAAGTACCTTAGACATTTGATTGAAAAAAGAAATTCAATAATAAAAAGCAAGACAGAAAAAACAAAGCGACTTAATTAA
- a CDS encoding TIGR01777 family oxidoreductase: MMKIVIAAGTGFLGQVLVNYFKKNCEEIVVLTRDKEKQEENIRYLHWNAKTMTGWEAVLEDTDILINLAGKSVDCRYNKANKREILLSRINSTKILNKAVLQCKNPPKHWLNSSTATIYRHSEDKQMDEFTGEIGNDFSMNVAQSWEKAFFKTETPNTKKTALRTSIVLGKQGGAFLPLKNLTQMGFGGKQGNGKQFVSWIHEEDFARALAFVIEKEITGVVNIVSPTPIQNKDFMKALRKTIKIPFGTPVGKRLLEFGAKFIGTETELVLKSRNVIPKRLQENGFTFNYTNLEASFKKLLQND, encoded by the coding sequence ATTATGAAAATAGTTATAGCCGCAGGTACAGGTTTCTTAGGACAAGTATTGGTAAATTATTTCAAAAAAAACTGCGAAGAAATAGTAGTACTTACTCGCGATAAAGAAAAACAGGAAGAAAACATCCGTTATTTACATTGGAATGCTAAAACCATGACTGGCTGGGAGGCAGTTCTTGAAGATACAGATATATTGATAAATCTAGCAGGTAAATCTGTAGATTGTCGCTATAACAAAGCCAACAAGAGAGAAATTCTTTTATCGAGAATAAATAGTACTAAAATCCTGAACAAAGCCGTATTACAATGTAAAAATCCTCCCAAACACTGGTTAAATTCATCAACTGCTACTATATATCGTCATTCTGAAGACAAACAAATGGATGAATTTACTGGTGAAATAGGCAATGATTTTTCTATGAACGTAGCGCAAAGCTGGGAAAAAGCATTCTTCAAAACCGAGACACCCAATACAAAAAAAACTGCCTTACGTACTTCAATAGTCTTAGGTAAACAAGGCGGTGCTTTTCTGCCGCTCAAAAACTTAACCCAAATGGGATTTGGCGGTAAACAAGGCAATGGAAAACAGTTTGTGAGTTGGATTCATGAAGAAGATTTTGCCAGAGCATTGGCGTTTGTCATTGAAAAAGAAATCACCGGAGTTGTTAATATTGTATCTCCTACCCCAATCCAAAACAAAGATTTTATGAAAGCGTTACGTAAAACAATAAAAATACCCTTTGGAACTCCTGTTGGCAAACGCTTATTGGAATTTGGTGCCAAATTCATAGGAACAGAAACCGAACTCGTATTAAAAAGCCGAAATGTAATTCCGAAACGCTTACAAGAAAATGGATTTACTTTTAACTATACAAACCTTGAAGCTTCTTTCAAAAAATTACTTCAAAATGACTAA